The following are encoded in a window of Microcaecilia unicolor chromosome 14, aMicUni1.1, whole genome shotgun sequence genomic DNA:
- the LOC115458051 gene encoding protein Wnt-4-like, translating into MEKTLNREAFSNTVHSFRRIKPYRHLSRQPYLHLQQDRTLCEKVKSFSEGQIQLCRRQVEAMDSVKKAGEMAIRECAHQFQKRRWNCSTLDSMQVFGKVIMQGTREAAFIHAVGAAALAAAVTGACSRGELQKCGCDRKVRGVSPEGFQWSGCSDNLSYGVAFSQAFVDNPERSRGVSSSRALMNLHNHEAGRKAILAHMKVECKCHGVSGSCEVRTCWKVMPPFRRIGGVLREKFEGASEVQQRKVGSRKVLLPRNPHFKPYTTSDLVYLSPSPDFCLPDTRNGILGTSGRLCNRTSQAPEGCDILCCGHGYNTTETEIVERCSCKFRWCCSVQCKQCRHVVQVHTCR; encoded by the exons GCACCTGTCCAGGCAGCCTTATCTGCACCTGCAGCAGGACAGGACCCTCTGTGAGAAAGTGAAGAGCTTCAGTGAGGGACAGATACAGCTATGCCGCCGGCAGGTGGAGGCTATGGACTCGGTGAAAAAAGCAGGAGAAATGGCCATACGGGAATGTGCACACCAATTCCAAAAGCGCCGCTGGAACTGCTCCACACTGGACAGCATGCAGGTCTTCGGCAAGGTCATAATGCAAG GTACAAGGGAAGCTGCTTTTATCCATGCAGTAGGTGCTGCTGCTCTTGCTGCTGCTGTGACCGGGGCCTGCAGTCGTGGAGAGCTGCAAAAATGTGGCTGTGACCGCAAAGTGCGTGGAGTCAGCCCAGAAG GATTTCAGTGGTCGGGATGCTCCGATAACCTTTCTTATGGAGTGGCATTTTCACAGGCCTTTGTGGATAACCCCGAGAGGAGTCGTGGAGTCTCCTCCAGCCGGGCTCTAATGAATCTCCACAATCATGAAGCTGGAAGGAAG GCTATCCTTGCCCACATGAAGGTAGAATGTAAGTGCCACGGGGTGTCGGGATCTTGTGAGGTACGCACCTGCTGGAAGGTGATGCCACCCTTCCGTAGGATTGGCGGTGTGCTGCGGGAAAAGTTTGAGGGTGCCAGTGAGGTACAGCAGAGGAAGGTGGGGTCTCGCAAGGTCCTTCTCCCCCGCAACCCACACTTCAAACCCTACACCACCAGTGACCTGGTATACCTCTCTCCTAGCCCAGACTTCTGCCTACCGGATACTCGCAATGGCATTCTCGGGACCAGTGGGCGGCTGTGCAATCGAACTTCCCAGGCTCCTGAGGGCTGTGATATTTTGTGCTGTGGCCATGGATACAACACCACTGAGACTGAAATAGTGGAAAGATGTAGCTGCAAGTTTCGCTGGTGCTGCTCTGTGCAGTGCAAACAGTGTCGACATGTTGTGCAGGTACACACATGCCGCtga